The genome window AGCCGTGCTGGAGTTGCTTTCTACAAACATCCTGGGCTTGCGATTTTTGGTGGTGGAGCTAAGGATCTAACTTTTGCTGAAGGTGCAATCGAAGACGTTCGGGACAAAATTTTGGACACATCCGTTGTTATCGATGGTCGTATCTTGGATATTGCAGATACACACTTCATTGATGGACCTCTGATTCTTCCCAACTTCGTTCTTCGTGAGATTCAGCTTATCAGTGATTCTTCCGATCCAATCAAACGAGCTCGCGGTCGACGTGGTCTGGATATGTTGAACAAGCTACAGAGAAAAGGTTCGATTGAAGTAAAAATTACTTACGCAGACTATTCTGACACAAGAGAAGTAGACGCAAAACTCATCAAGCTTGCAATTGATACTGGTGGCAAAATTGTAACCAACGATTTCAACTTGAATAAAGTTGCTGAGCTCCAAGGCGTCAAAGTTTTAAATCTAAACAACCTTGCTAATGCATTGAAACCAGTCGTTCTTCCTGGCGAAGAATTGAATATCAGCGTTATCAAAGAAGGT of Leptospira sp. GIMC2001 contains these proteins:
- a CDS encoding PIN/TRAM domain-containing protein, which encodes MKHALNVLASILAGLASSYFIFSDTNDVVFSVAGGTIAFVVFLVVFYGEKKLFPEWKGDLLFCIGVGALVGVILSFLVVKLFVTDGSRGIPVLVTLILGLLGSRAGVAFYKHPGLAIFGGGAKDLTFAEGAIEDVRDKILDTSVVIDGRILDIADTHFIDGPLILPNFVLREIQLISDSSDPIKRARGRRGLDMLNKLQRKGSIEVKITYADYSDTREVDAKLIKLAIDTGGKIVTNDFNLNKVAELQGVKVLNLNNLANALKPVVLPGEELNISVIKEGKDENQGIGYLEDGTMVVIENGGYLVGKEVKVVVTSIIQTNAGKMIFTKVNK